A genomic window from Pecten maximus chromosome 4, xPecMax1.1, whole genome shotgun sequence includes:
- the LOC117325147 gene encoding ectonucleotide pyrophosphatase/phosphodiesterase family member 5-like produces the protein MIRSTSFNTMVRTSPCMFLLVLIMVCFTGEVVSGKRRTYAKQVLLVSMDGFRYDYPKKVATPNFDRMERYGVKAKYITNAFPTKTFPCHYSTITGLHAESHGIVGNTMYDPEFDEFFSMRSHQTKWWDAGEPLWITARKQGLTSGTMFWPGSEAEIQGLRPNRWYKYNESITYDERVDIVINMLKVDKLNFVTLYFHQPDLHGHIYGPNSPEVVDKIVEMDTLLGTLLHKLVVNGLRDEVNLIVLSDHGMTEVDYDNKLVEIWDLVDKSLIQRTVDSGPIMHVVPAVGQEDAVLSAINSHPHFTAYRKADIPDRWHYQNNRRIMPIFVVADEGWTITWDRNYTRRYDTKGSHGYDNRLITMKSIFYAIGPNFKPKFSASPFKSVDVYPLVCELLGMRPSPNNGSLHNTAGFLKPYRDYRDFFTSGGYNLLGVSFMQATGVNRYGGPVYDSY, from the exons ATGATACGCTCCAC GAGTTTTAACACTATGGTCCGGACAAGCCCATGTATGTTCCTGCTGGTGTTGATAATGGTATGTTTTACTGGGGAAGTAGTTTCTGGTAAACGGAGGACATACGCCAAGCAAGTTCTCCTGGTATCGATGGATGGGTTCAGATACGACTATCCAAAGAAAGTGGCAACGCCCAACTTTGACAGAATGGAGCGTTATGGTGTGAAAGCGAAGTATATCACCAACGCCTTTCCAACAAAAACCTTTCCGTGCCACTACAGCACAATTACAG GACTGCATGCTGAAAGTCATGGGATTGTAGGAAACACCATGTATGATCCGGAGTTTGACGAATTCTTTAGTATGCGCTCACATCAGACAAAATGGTGGGATGCCGGAGAACCCTTATGGATTACTGCCCGGAAGCAAGGTCTTACTTCCGGTACTATGTTCTGGCCCGGAAGTGAGGCGGAGATTCAAGGTTTGCGTCCGAACAGGTGGTACAAATACAACGAATCAATAACTTATGATGAACGAGTAGACATCGTCATAAACATGCTGAAGGTTGACAAGTTAAACTTTGTTACCCTTTATTTCCATCAGCCAGACTTACATGGGCACATCTACGGACCTAATTCACCCGAAGTTGTCGACAAGATCGTGGAAATGGACACACTTCTTGGAACACTTTTGCACAAGTTGGTTGTAAATGGACTCCGAGATGAAGTGAATCTAATCGTCTTGAGTGACCATGGAATGACCGAGGTAGATTATGACAACAAACTAGTTGAAATTTGGGATTTAGTGGATAAATCCCTGATCCAGCGTACAGTGGACAGCGGTCCAATCATGCACGTGGTTCCGGCTGTGGGACAGGAAGACGCTGTCCTAAGTGCTATAAATAGTCACCCCCACTTCACTGCCTACAGAAAAGCAGACATACCCGACAGATGGCACTACCAGAACAATAGAAGGATAATGCCGATCTTTGTTGTAGCTGATGAAGGATGGACTATAACATGG GATAGAAATTACACAAGACGTTATGACACGAAAGGTTCCCATGGATACGACAACCGACTAATAACGATGAAGTCCATATTCTATGCCATTGGTCCAAACTTTAAACCAAAGTTTTCGGCCTCACCTTTTAAGTCTGTTGATGTTTACCCGCTAGTATGTGAACTCCTAGGTATGAGGCCGTCACCAAACAATGGTTCTCTACACAACACAGCAGGCTTCCTAAAACCGTACAGGGATTACCGCGACTTCTTCACGTCGGGTGGATATAACCTTCTAGGTGTCTCTTTTATGCAGGCGACCGGCGTGAACAGATATGGTGGGCCAGTGTACGACTCATATTGA